ACACCCTGCATCGGGGGCAGCTGCCGGTTGCCGGGCAGCATCTCCGGCTGGTGATCGGAGAGAAAGTCCATGAAGGAGGACGACCCAGGCGTCAGGAAGGCAGCTGGTAGACGCCCGGTGCTACGAGTGTTGGCTTCCACGCGTTTCCTTCCAGGTAATCGGCCGCTCGGTACGCAGCTGCGGGGTCATCCCTCAACAGGCCGAGGCCGGAATTGCAGTTGAAGCACAGTACGCCACGGACCCTACCCGTCTCATGACAGTGATCAACCTGCGTGGCCGGTGCCGCCAGACAGATACAGCAGACACCCATCTGTGAAGCGATCAGCTCACCACGGTCGGCTTCGGTGATGCCGTACTTCCGACGAAGATGACCAGCTGGTTCACTAGCCGCCTTGCATGCCTTGCAACGGCTTGCAAGGCCATCAGGCACGCTGTTCTTACGATGCCAATCGCCATGGGGCTTCACCTCACCGCAGCCCCGGCAGTGTTTGTGCCCGGGCGGGACGTGCACCTTCTCACGCGCCGACCGCCCCTTTGCCTCCTGGCGCTGCCGGTAGCACTCCGCCGAGCACTCCCGGCAGTACGCCTGGAGACCATCACGCATGGACTTGTTACTTGCGAAGGCCGCCCGCGGCTTGGATTGCTTGCACCGCGAGCAACACTTCACCCCGCCTCCGATTAGCGCCACAAGATCCCCCGAGGCCTTCAATTCGAAGGCTACTCGCCGCCCTTCTGAACGAAACTTCGAACGAAGTCCTCCGCGTTCTCTTCGAGTACATCGTCAATTTCGTCAAGAACCGAGTCCACGTCGTCGCTCAGCTTCTCCTGTCGCTCCTTGAGGTCCTCGGAGGCCTGCGTCTCCGCCGCCTGCTCTTCGACCTCCTCCGTGGAGCGCGTCGCCTTCTGCTGGCCGCCGCCGGTGTCCTTGGTCGCCATAACCCTCACCCCGCTCAGTTCGCCCGACATGGTCGACAGGTCGGCTTTCCTGCCGATCGGTGATGATCAGACCCTACAAGCCGGGTCTGACATCGGCCCCGTAGTTGCCACAACGTACGGGGGCCACCTCGATGATTCCCGGACGGCGGGGTTTCCACCCTGTCCGGCCGGTTGGGTCCGGGGGTCCGTTCAGCCGCCGGAGAGGACCCTGACCAGGTCTTCTGCCGTGCGGCAGCGGTCCAGGAGCTCCTTGACGTGATTTCGCGTTCCGCGAAGCGGTTCCAGGGTTGGGACGCGCTGGAGCGAGTCGCGGCCCGGCAGATCGAAGATCACCGAGTCCCAGGAGGCCGCGGCGACGTCGTCGGCGTACTGCTCGAGGCAGCGGCCGCGGAAGTACGCGCGGGTGTCCTCAGGGGGCTGGCTCTTGGCCCGCTCGACGTCCGTCTCGTCCAGGAGTCGCTTCATGCGGCCGCGGGCCACGAGACGGTTGTAGAGGCCCTTCTCGGCCCGTACGTCGGCGTACTGGAGGTCGACGAGGTGGAGGCGGGCGGCGTCCCAGTCGAGGCCGTCGCGGCGCCGGTAGCCCTCCATGAGTTCGCGCTTGGCGACCCAGTCCAGTTCGCCGGCGAGGCTCATGGGGTCGTTCTCCAGGCGGTTCAGGGTGTCCTCCCAGCGGGCGAGGACGTCCTTGGTCTGGTCGTCGGCGTCGGCGCCGTACCGCTCCTCGACGTACTTGCGCGACAGTTCGAAGTACTCCATCTGCAGCTGGACCGCGGTGAGTGTGCGGCCGCTGCGGAGGGTGACCAGGCGCTTGAGGGTCGGGTCGTGGGAGACCTGGTGGAGGGTGCGGACGGGCTGGTCCACGGCCAGGTCGACGGCGATGAAGCCGTCCTCGATCATGGACAGGACCAGGGCCGTCGTGCCCAGCTTGAGATAGGTGGAGATCTCGGAGAGGTTCGCGTCGCCGATGATCACGTGCAGGCGGCGGTACTTCTCGGCGTCCGCGTGCGGCTCGTCGCGGGTGTTGATGATCGGGCGCTTCAGCGTCGTCTCCAGGCCGACCTCGACCTCGAAGTAGTCGGCGCGCTGGCTGAGCTGGAAGCCGTGTTCGTGGCCGTCCTGGCCGATGCCGACGCGGCCCGCTCCGGCGAAGACCTGGCGGGAGACGAAGAAGGGCGTGAGGTGGCGCACGATGTCGGAGAAGGCGGTTTCCCGCTTCATCAGGTAGTTCTCGTGGGTGCCGTAGGAGGCGCCCTTGTTGTCGGTGTTGTTCTTGTAAAGGTGGATGGGCTGTGCGCCGGGCAGCTGGGCGGCCCGTTCCGCCGCCTCGGCCATGATCCGCTCGCCGGCCTTGTCCCAGAGGACGGCGTCGCGGGGGTTGGTGACCTCGGGGGCGCTGTATTCGGGGTGTGCGTGGTCGACGTAGAGGCGGGCGCCGTTGGTGAGGATGACGTTGGCGAGGCCGATGTCCTCGTCGGTGAGCTGGCTGGAGTCGGCGACCTCGCGGGCGAGGTCGAAGCCTCGCGCGTCGCGCAGCGGGTTCTCCTCCTCGAAGTCCCAGCGGGCCCGCCGGGCCCGGTGCATCGCCGCCGCGTAGGCGTTGACGATCTGGGACGAGGTGAGCATGGCATTGGCGTTGGGGTGGCCGGGGACGGAGATGCCGTACTCCGTCTCGATGCCCATTACTCGCCGTACGGTCATGCGGCCCTCCTTGCCCGGCGGCACCCTCGGTCGTGGGCGCCGCTCAGATACCGGTGGTGCTCCGGTGCGTGTGCGGTGCCCGTCCCCGCACTGCGCGACCCGGCGGTACGGAAGAGCCTAGAACGCCTCTGCGCTGGT
This window of the Streptomyces sp. NBC_01275 genome carries:
- a CDS encoding endonuclease VII domain-containing protein, which produces MRDGLQAYCRECSAECYRQRQEAKGRSAREKVHVPPGHKHCRGCGEVKPHGDWHRKNSVPDGLASRCKACKAASEPAGHLRRKYGITEADRGELIASQMGVCCICLAAPATQVDHCHETGRVRGVLCFNCNSGLGLLRDDPAAAYRAADYLEGNAWKPTLVAPGVYQLPS
- a CDS encoding ubiquitin-like protein Pup, encoding MATKDTGGGQQKATRSTEEVEEQAAETQASEDLKERQEKLSDDVDSVLDEIDDVLEENAEDFVRSFVQKGGE
- the dop gene encoding depupylase/deamidase Dop: MTVRRVMGIETEYGISVPGHPNANAMLTSSQIVNAYAAAMHRARRARWDFEEENPLRDARGFDLAREVADSSQLTDEDIGLANVILTNGARLYVDHAHPEYSAPEVTNPRDAVLWDKAGERIMAEAAERAAQLPGAQPIHLYKNNTDNKGASYGTHENYLMKRETAFSDIVRHLTPFFVSRQVFAGAGRVGIGQDGHEHGFQLSQRADYFEVEVGLETTLKRPIINTRDEPHADAEKYRRLHVIIGDANLSEISTYLKLGTTALVLSMIEDGFIAVDLAVDQPVRTLHQVSHDPTLKRLVTLRSGRTLTAVQLQMEYFELSRKYVEERYGADADDQTKDVLARWEDTLNRLENDPMSLAGELDWVAKRELMEGYRRRDGLDWDAARLHLVDLQYADVRAEKGLYNRLVARGRMKRLLDETDVERAKSQPPEDTRAYFRGRCLEQYADDVAAASWDSVIFDLPGRDSLQRVPTLEPLRGTRNHVKELLDRCRTAEDLVRVLSGG